Within Bactrocera oleae isolate idBacOlea1 chromosome 6, idBacOlea1, whole genome shotgun sequence, the genomic segment tcacacggtgccatgtcgggtgaatacggtgcttgcggaacaatatttacgttgtttttggtcaaataatcgcgtacaagacgagacgtatgagctggattttggaacaagtcgagcagacacacgtctcatgcccaaaacatcgtgaataatgctatgagcggatccatttgatatgttgagctcactagctatctctctttcagtcacacgacgattttccaacacaattttctttactttttcgacgttttcttcgtttattgacgttgctggacgacgatcatggggtaagttctccagcgatgtacggccgtccttgaacgacttataccaatcaaaaatacgtgcacgtgatagacaagactccccatatgccttctgcaacattttcattgcatccgtcgcacttattccattggaataacaaaatttcaaacaaacactttttgctcaacgttaatttccatagtaaaattcgaaaaacacactcgaggttgacttgtttatagtgccttaaaaaaaaaaactatgtgacagatcgcgctcaaatttgacatgtaaacatataacagtcctgccaacctaaacaaaaaagtatggccacatgtcatgtccttgtcgagttatggataaagtctcgttttgcgttgagcagaaggtatgttTTTTTGTGAACACCAGTTTTAGAAATAGTTTGGTCACGAATCAATTATAAGAATAATGCAGCcttttttaaaaacttgtttatttaatttaaataattcacaTCTATCTTCtttaactattttaataaataattaattaggaTGGTTTTGAAGGCGTCTTTCATGTCTACATTCgcattaaaaatacacaaatcccttataatataatatacaatattataaaagaaCTGAAACTCTGGATCAAAACTGGTAATCGTACTTAACTAAATCTTAAATCAGACTTAAATTTGTGCAGAGCCATCACAGTCGTTTCATTTATGACATTTACAAATTTCCAGTTCTTTATTCTCCagcaaaaattgcattttcgcGCTGAACAATAATTGCACTGTCAGCATAATAAATTACTACTAAAACTAAGTACAAAACAACAATCAGTTAAGGTAAACAATATCACAGTTGCGATGTGTAGATGTGTAGTCGAATTGACGGATGTCAAACTTCTACACTCGAGAGTCACTTTTGACAATTACGGAACATGTCTGCGACATTCCGCCGTTAGGGGTACAGTTAGTATTTATGCGTCGCACCGTTATCACTGGATGTTGTTGTTACTAccgttgatgttgttgttgttgttggcatcgTAAGAACTGTGTGGTTTTCACTCGCTTGTCCTACAGACTTGTTCCCCGATTTCTCAATGACTGTTGTCAAAGTGACAGCTGCTGCATGCAACAAGTTGTGTGGGCTATTAGCCTCCTCGTAAGTGGGCAAAACAGCGTAGTCTCTACCAGCCCGCACTATACCCGTTGTTCTTGTTCCAGTTGCATGCatcagttgttgttgtacagcATTCATTGTTGGCAACAATGGTGTTGTCACTTCAACGAGTTGTGACTGAGGCTTTGTTGGTTGTAaaggttgttgttgcttattagTTGTTGCTTTCTCGTTTACGTGGAATACGCTGAAGACGCTCGGGTGCACAATAAGACAGGATTGCGGTGATTTATTGAGCAGCTCCAGTGCAACTTCGTACGAAGGCAAGCCGGAGACGAGTGTGTATTCGGGCACAGGATCGTCAATATCAGAATGCAATTTCGTTGTTTCACTCTCGTGTCCATTGCGGGATTGCGCCACAGTGTTTCGGTCTGAAAGTGGGTAGAGAATAAAAGCAAATTGTTAGTTACGAAGAGGAAGGGGATTTTGTAGACAATAAATttagacatatatgtataaagtgaaTAAATTTAAAGAGTAAATGTAATTGcattaatgaaattatgaaGAAATAGGTAAGAGTTtcaacagaaaaaaaatgtttttcaaaatttcagtattttttcaAGTCAGTATATAGTAATGCTTTAATATaactttcgaaattttatttagcTGTAAAAATtgcgttttatttattatttagtacTAATTTACTAATCTACtagattttaacaaaaaataacattagatgcctgtatattaaatatcaaacattgtcaatttttcaaacaaaatataaaaataataatcagtatacatgtataaacattgaaaaattttgctttaaattcTCTACTGACGTGGGTTGAAGTCAACGATCgcaatttaattttgtaaaaataaccgGCAACCCGCTTTAGTCTACATCCAACTTCTACGTTATTATGACGTTGTAcaaataaggaaaaaaatacATAGTATTTACATACCATACACTATTGCGAATATATTTACACGAAGCAATGCATATAAtatctatttattattaattctgacctatttttgacattttgctGTTAGTTATTACGAATCTAATTAGTTTTGAGCTGCTTAAATATTGACACTGATCATCTACTCGTGTATTGCGTCAGTTGCTATAagtcttaaatttattttacataacaaatatattaattaaagcaagaaaacacgttaactgcggttgcaccgaagttgtaatacccttcacaaataacaaAGTTTTGATCGGTGAGTTTGTATGTTATAGTCGTCTtacatcggcggttccgacaaccgatatctcaaatactgaGGAAGTAGATCacatatatacaggcagacggacagacggacattgccCAATCGAAACAGCCCGTTAAACTAatgcttttatattatatgtatatactattacatattatattttatttaatagggtctccgacgttttcttctgagtgttacaaacttcatgggaaacttaatataccctggtatactaatatataaaccaaataaaaattaattgaaagtgTTTAAGTTTCCTGCTTTTatgccaataaaaattaaatataaatgaatgagTAGATTACAGCACAATATTTTTGCAGCattcaaaaattgttgaaatatgtTTCATGCGCCCTTTACTGGCTAATTGATATATAAATACTCATAAAGCAGTACTTTcactaagtacatacatatgtattgtatgtatgtgactcaatatacctatatatagtaaatattatattaactcaTAGCTTGTACGCTGTCTGATTGTTTGAGCGGTAAGTTTTATAAAGCGTGGTTTGTTATGAACTgtacttgttatactctcgcaacctgttcctacagagtataatagttttgttcacctaacggttgtttgtatcacctaaaactaatcgagttagatatagggttatatatatataaatgatcaggatgaagagacgagttgaaatccgggtgactgtctgtccgtccgtccgtccgtccgtccgtgcaagctctaacttgagtaaaaattgagatatctttatgaaacttggtagacatgtttctttgtaccgtgagacggttggtattgcagatgggcgtaatcggaccactgccacgcccacaaaacgccattaatcaaaaacaaataaattgccataactaagctccgcaataagatacaagactgttatttggaatCACATTAGGTAGGGGCAtctgaagtttttttaaaagtgggcgtggtcccgcctctaataggtttaatgtgcatatctcctaaaccgctaatgctatgataacaaaattcactagaagcaaatatttttagaacttctacctgcagtgtgaaaatgggtgaaatcgggtggcaactccgcccactccccatataacggtactgttaaaaactactaaaagcgcgataaatcaagcactaaacacgccagagacattaagttttatctctgagatggtataaattggctttataggaatcgcgttcaaaattagtcagtgggcgtggcacagcccacttttaggtgaaaacccatatcttgagatctgcttaaccgatttcaaccaaattcggtgcataacgttcttttcatgtttctatgtcatagtgtgaaaatgggcgaaatcgaactacaaccacgcttacttcccatttcaattccatctgattctttcactttccactatgcaaatcaggtaacaatgattatatcggggtaaaactttgcgtgaataatgcaattaaagtatgccaccttgcggccaaaaattgtctaaatcgaaccaaaactgttcaagcccctaagtactaaatatgtggaccccagtgcctatagttgaccttctaccgaaaatatcagtcaatccacaaagaaatctcaaacgagtatatcatttgactttgcgagagtataaaatgttcggttacatccgaacttagcccttccttacttgtttgtaatgttttttgttgcttgttttgtaatacaatttctttatttcaCTTTTCGATATTcaaattgacaatttttttaaagtgagaACAAAGAGTTAAATATTCTTTTGGAGAGATTATGAACTAATATCCTTTTCCGGGATAGGGAGATACGAATAATAGCAATAACACTGGTAAAcagaattacattttttttgttttatgaagtttaaAACTGTTTCTTGCTAATTTGGCGCCGCTGATTTCACATCTAGTCTCAGTTTATTTTTAGCAGCTCTAGATTTAGTGATAGAGGTAGAGGCTTACTTCAATTAATATTTAGtgcaataaatttcattatacTCTCATGTCTTTATATTTAGAGAATGCCGTTTAAATGCTTCAATTCTATAATTCTATAAACAAGACCTATTTGGACTGCTTTGGTAATAAAATACATAGAACTGACTGATATGCGTCGATcttaaaatggtaaattttcttttgggtcaACAAGGAGGATATACCCAATACCCCTGTTTCATGTGCTTATGAAATAGCCGAATCCAGACAGAACACTGTATAAAAAGTGTTATTACCCCTCTTCATATAAAATTAGGtctg encodes:
- the comm2 gene encoding protein commissureless 2, whose amino-acid sequence is MEDLARSLNFEQPHELPPLDKYAQHILENSKTIIVPAAPTVPTVNPSTSTLRASSDFLQKIGATLLNSVQLKKYIKFDNSPVVGASLRGSEHDIDMFGMPPPPNHVSIDSSGFDAVDELQRQLEYDKFMNEVWIGIVLTLVLTSMVFCVCSCFLYHQFRTWKRNYRNTVAQSRNGHESETTKLHSDIDDPVPEYTLVSGLPSYEVALELLNKSPQSCLIVHPSVFSVFHVNEKATTNKQQQPLQPTKPQSQLVEVTTPLLPTMNAVQQQLMHATGTRTTGIVRAGRDYAVLPTYEEANSPHNLLHAAAVTLTTVIEKSGNKSVGQASENHTVLTMPTTTTTSTVVTTTSSDNGATHKY